A stretch of Anaeromyxobacter dehalogenans 2CP-1 DNA encodes these proteins:
- a CDS encoding YggS family pyridoxal phosphate-dependent enzyme gives MTIADRLAAIRADLPAGVTLVAVSKTQPPEAIREAYAAGQRDFGENYAQEWRAKADALADLPGLRWHFIGGLQTNKAKYLAGRVALVHAVDREELAAELSRRFGQKGATARVLLEVNVGGEASKEGCPPDRVEALAAAVRALPSIELAGLMCIPPPEDDPRPHFRALRALRDRLGLRELSMGMSADWRIAVEEGATLVRVGSAIFGARPPHGARGGAGPATAS, from the coding sequence GTGACCATCGCCGACCGGCTCGCCGCGATCCGCGCCGACCTGCCGGCCGGCGTGACCCTGGTCGCCGTCTCGAAGACGCAGCCGCCCGAGGCGATCCGCGAGGCCTACGCGGCCGGCCAGCGCGACTTCGGCGAGAACTACGCGCAGGAGTGGCGCGCCAAGGCCGACGCGCTCGCCGACCTCCCCGGCCTGCGCTGGCACTTCATCGGCGGCCTGCAGACGAACAAGGCGAAGTACCTGGCCGGCCGGGTGGCGCTGGTCCACGCCGTGGACCGCGAGGAGCTGGCGGCCGAGCTCTCGCGCCGCTTCGGGCAGAAGGGCGCCACCGCGCGCGTGCTGCTCGAGGTGAACGTCGGCGGAGAGGCGTCGAAGGAGGGCTGCCCGCCGGACCGCGTCGAGGCGCTGGCGGCGGCCGTCCGCGCGCTGCCGTCGATCGAGCTCGCCGGGCTCATGTGCATCCCGCCGCCGGAGGACGACCCGCGCCCGCACTTCCGCGCGCTCCGGGCGCTCCGCGACCGGCTCGGCCTGCGCGAGCTGTCGATGGGGATGAGCGCCGACTGGCGGATCGCGGTCGAGGAGGGCGCCACCCTGGTCCGCGTCGGCAGCGCCATCTTCGGCGCGCGGCCGCCGCACGGGGCGCGGGGCGGCGCCGGCCCGGCTACAGCGTCTTGA